The Opitutus sp. ER46 genome has a window encoding:
- a CDS encoding pitrilysin family protein produces the protein MSHLSAAAVPAPRPRGGVWRRFLPALLLAATAVCGSPASAAVFPYAYTKEVLPNGLTVIVVPMESPGVVAYYSIVRTGSRDEVEAGKSGFAHFFEHMMFRGTAKYPSDAYEAIITRMGASTNAFTTDDLTAYHLLFGKEDLAQVMEIESDRFQNLAYSEQAFQTEAGAIYGEFRKNITSPFSLLNEKMQDLAYDVHTYKHTTMGFEADIKAMPQGFEYSRSFFNRFYRPDNVVLLIVGDVEPTPTLALVRRYYGAWKPGYVPPRVQPEPPQRGERTGEVTYPGKTLPILDIAYKGESFQPNDREYVAALLIEELAFGETSELHKKLLIQEQKVQMLGASVPMNRDQPLFEIYAMVKKPEDVGYVRDEVYRTLETFQRTPVDTKRLEDLKRRNKYSFLMSLDTPDAVARGLARLLALTGDLSSIEMLYAQMENLTPADIQRAAQTYFTPERRTVVVLKGAKS, from the coding sequence ATGTCTCATCTGTCTGCTGCTGCCGTCCCGGCGCCCCGCCCGCGTGGCGGCGTCTGGCGGCGATTCCTGCCGGCGCTGCTGCTCGCCGCCACCGCGGTCTGCGGAAGCCCCGCTTCCGCCGCGGTGTTTCCCTACGCGTACACCAAGGAAGTGCTGCCCAACGGGCTCACGGTCATCGTGGTCCCGATGGAAAGCCCCGGTGTCGTCGCCTACTACTCCATCGTGCGCACCGGCAGCCGCGACGAGGTGGAGGCCGGCAAGTCCGGCTTCGCCCACTTCTTCGAGCACATGATGTTCCGCGGCACGGCGAAGTATCCGTCGGACGCCTACGAGGCCATCATCACGAGGATGGGCGCGAGCACGAACGCCTTCACGACCGACGACCTCACGGCCTACCACCTACTGTTCGGCAAGGAGGACCTCGCCCAGGTCATGGAGATCGAGAGCGACCGGTTCCAGAACCTCGCCTACTCCGAGCAGGCCTTCCAGACCGAGGCCGGCGCGATCTATGGCGAGTTTCGCAAGAACATCACCAGCCCGTTCAGCCTGCTGAACGAGAAAATGCAGGACCTCGCGTATGACGTGCACACGTACAAGCACACGACCATGGGCTTCGAGGCCGACATCAAGGCCATGCCCCAGGGCTTCGAGTACAGCCGCTCGTTCTTCAACCGCTTCTACCGGCCGGACAACGTCGTGCTGCTGATCGTGGGCGACGTGGAGCCCACCCCCACCCTCGCGCTCGTGCGCCGCTACTATGGCGCCTGGAAACCGGGATACGTGCCTCCGCGGGTGCAGCCGGAGCCGCCGCAGCGCGGCGAGCGGACCGGTGAGGTGACCTATCCCGGCAAGACGCTGCCGATCCTCGACATCGCCTACAAGGGCGAGTCCTTCCAGCCCAACGACCGCGAGTACGTCGCGGCGCTGCTCATCGAGGAACTGGCCTTCGGCGAGACCAGCGAGCTGCACAAGAAGCTCCTGATCCAGGAGCAGAAGGTGCAGATGCTCGGCGCGAGCGTGCCGATGAACCGCGACCAGCCGCTGTTCGAGATCTACGCGATGGTGAAAAAGCCCGAGGACGTCGGCTACGTGCGCGACGAGGTCTACCGCACCCTGGAGACCTTCCAGCGCACGCCGGTGGACACCAAGCGCCTCGAGGACCTGAAGCGCCGCAACAAATACAGCTTCCTCATGAGCCTCGACACGCCTGATGCCGTGGCCCGGGGGCTCGCGCGCCTGCTTGCCCTTACGGGGGATCTTTCGTCGATCGAGATGCTTTACGCCCAGATGGAGAACCTGACGCCGGCCGACATCCAGCGCGCCGCGCAGACCTACTTCACGCCGGAACGCCGCACCGTGGTGGTGCTGAAAGGAGCCAAGTCATGA
- a CDS encoding pitrilysin family protein, which translates to MNALIASLRRALPALLLTCTLPVLAPLHAAPAAATTTKDAVLLPVPNDPSVSFRLWFKVGAQDDPAGKEGLAALTAAMLTDAATRQNSYEQILDRLFPLAAGYSASPTMEMTVIHGRTHKDNLEEFYPLFVDAVLNPAFKPEDLDRIKSRTLNLLETTLRFASDEELGKAVLYQEIFAGTPYGHLPAGTVAALKSITVDDIKAFYTQHYTRDNVVIGLGGGYAPALVDRLRADLAKLPAGAPAVVPAPQPKPISGLRVTLVEKDATATALSLGFPIDVLRGSKDWYALAIANSWLGEHRNSGSHLYQVIRETRGLNYGDYSYIEHFPNGGQRFLPPQNVARRQQIFEIWIRPVPNEARHFALRAALREFRQLVDGGMSAADFETRREFLKKYVVHYATNTNERLGYAIDDAFYGLKESHLATFRRMMDELTVADVNAAMKRHWRYENMQIVAVTPKAAAFADALVADAPSPITYSSPKPDAVLTEDKVISTYPLKISRENIRIVPVTELFAK; encoded by the coding sequence ATGAACGCCCTCATTGCCTCTCTCCGCCGCGCCCTGCCGGCGCTCCTGCTGACCTGCACCCTGCCGGTGCTGGCGCCGCTGCACGCGGCCCCCGCCGCGGCGACGACGACCAAGGACGCGGTGCTGCTGCCGGTGCCGAACGATCCCAGCGTGTCATTCCGGCTCTGGTTCAAGGTCGGCGCGCAGGATGATCCCGCGGGCAAGGAAGGCCTTGCCGCCCTCACCGCGGCGATGCTGACCGATGCCGCCACGCGCCAGAACTCGTACGAGCAGATCCTTGACCGCCTCTTCCCGCTCGCGGCTGGCTACTCCGCCTCGCCGACGATGGAGATGACCGTGATCCACGGTCGCACGCACAAGGACAACCTCGAGGAGTTCTACCCGCTGTTCGTCGACGCCGTGCTCAACCCGGCGTTCAAGCCGGAGGACCTCGACCGCATCAAGAGCCGCACGCTCAACCTGCTCGAGACCACGCTGCGCTTCGCGAGCGATGAGGAACTCGGCAAGGCGGTGCTCTACCAGGAAATCTTTGCCGGCACGCCGTACGGGCATCTTCCGGCCGGCACGGTGGCGGCCCTGAAGAGCATCACCGTCGACGACATCAAGGCCTTCTACACGCAGCACTACACACGGGACAACGTGGTGATCGGCCTCGGTGGCGGCTACGCGCCGGCGCTGGTCGACCGCCTCCGCGCGGACCTGGCCAAGCTTCCGGCCGGCGCGCCCGCCGTGGTGCCGGCCCCGCAGCCGAAACCAATCTCCGGCCTGCGCGTAACCCTGGTCGAGAAAGACGCCACCGCGACCGCGCTGAGCCTCGGGTTCCCGATCGACGTGCTCCGCGGCAGCAAGGACTGGTATGCGCTGGCGATCGCCAACTCGTGGCTGGGCGAGCACCGCAACTCGGGGTCGCACCTCTACCAGGTGATCCGCGAGACGCGCGGCCTGAACTACGGCGACTACTCGTACATCGAGCACTTCCCGAACGGCGGGCAGCGCTTCCTGCCGCCCCAAAACGTGGCGCGCCGGCAGCAGATCTTCGAGATTTGGATCCGCCCGGTGCCCAACGAGGCCCGCCACTTCGCCCTGCGCGCTGCGCTGCGCGAGTTCCGGCAGCTCGTCGACGGCGGCATGAGCGCGGCCGACTTCGAGACCCGGCGCGAGTTCCTGAAGAAGTACGTCGTGCACTACGCCACGAACACGAACGAGCGGCTCGGCTACGCGATCGATGACGCCTTCTACGGCCTCAAGGAAAGCCATCTCGCAACGTTCCGACGCATGATGGACGAGCTCACGGTCGCGGACGTGAACGCGGCGATGAAGCGGCACTGGCGCTACGAAAACATGCAGATCGTCGCGGTGACGCCGAAGGCGGCGGCATTCGCGGACGCCCTCGTGGCGGACGCGCCGAGCCCGATCACCTACAGCTCGCCGAAGCCGGACGCCGTGCTGACCGAGGACAAGGTGATCAGCACGTATCCGCTGAAGATCTCGCGGGAGAATATCCGCATCGTCCCGGTGACGGAGCTCTTCGCCAAATAG
- the gap gene encoding type I glyceraldehyde-3-phosphate dehydrogenase, with amino-acid sequence MIKIGINGFGRIGRMAFRASLARSDVQVVAVNDLLSAEQLAYLLKYDSVHGRLAQPVVVENGHLRVGDRLIRVSNARVPAETPWRDAGVDLVIESTGIFLTTEKAQGHLQAGARRVILSAPAKDDTPVFVYGVNHERYQGETVISAASCTTNCLALIAKVVDAEFGLKRGLMTTVHAVTASQKTVDGVSGKDWRFGRGILDNIIPATTGAAKAVTKVLPALKGKLTGMSFRVPVPDVSVVDLTCELEKPASYADICAAMKRASEGPLRGILGYTDEDVVSTDLRDEGCTAIFDAKAGIQLDPTFVKLIAWYDNEWGYASKLLDLAAVR; translated from the coding sequence ATGATCAAGATTGGCATTAACGGTTTCGGACGTATCGGGCGGATGGCGTTTCGCGCCTCTCTGGCGCGCAGCGACGTCCAGGTGGTCGCCGTCAACGACCTGCTCAGCGCCGAACAACTCGCGTACCTGCTCAAATACGACTCGGTCCACGGCCGTCTCGCCCAACCGGTCGTTGTTGAAAACGGCCACCTCCGCGTCGGCGACCGCCTCATCCGCGTCAGCAACGCGCGCGTCCCGGCCGAGACGCCCTGGCGCGACGCGGGCGTCGATCTCGTGATCGAGTCCACCGGCATCTTCCTCACGACCGAGAAAGCCCAGGGCCACCTCCAGGCCGGCGCTCGCCGCGTGATCCTCTCGGCGCCGGCGAAGGACGACACCCCGGTGTTCGTCTACGGCGTGAACCACGAGCGCTACCAGGGCGAAACCGTCATCTCCGCCGCCTCGTGCACCACCAACTGCCTCGCGCTCATCGCCAAGGTCGTCGACGCCGAGTTCGGCCTGAAACGCGGCCTCATGACCACCGTCCACGCCGTCACCGCCTCGCAAAAGACCGTCGACGGCGTCTCCGGCAAGGACTGGCGCTTCGGGCGCGGCATCCTCGACAACATCATCCCGGCCACCACCGGCGCCGCCAAGGCCGTCACCAAGGTTCTCCCGGCGTTGAAGGGCAAACTCACGGGCATGTCGTTCCGCGTGCCCGTGCCGGACGTCTCGGTCGTCGACCTGACGTGCGAGTTGGAGAAGCCGGCGAGTTATGCCGACATTTGCGCGGCCATGAAACGCGCGTCCGAGGGTCCGTTGCGCGGCATCCTGGGCTACACCGACGAGGACGTCGTCTCGACCGACCTCCGCGACGAGGGCTGCACCGCGATCTTCGACGCCAAGGCGGGCATCCAGCTCGATCCAACGTTCGTGAAGCTGATCGCCTGGTACGACAACGAGTGGGGCTACGCGAGCAAGCTGCTCGACCTGGCCGCAGTCCGCTGA
- a CDS encoding helix-turn-helix domain-containing protein, translating into MRRTAQRVWFLIPPRTGMLNIAGPWEVLGHANEILGRTAYELEAFGTAAPATPTRHGLMLAGLQPLPEEVPTPPDMVILAGASAQEPVPEDHAPFVTWLERHHAGIRRIVSICTGALLLARAGLLDGRRATTHWLHLPLFRSRYPKVKVVDEGIFVQDGPMWTSAGVTAGIDLALALVEEDHGHAVAMQVAKRMVLFLRRSGNQAQFSEALRRQEKAPPRLREVAGFIVEHIHEAMPVDRIAAEVGMSPRTLSRWCREHLDGSPAEVVRRIRVDEARRLLTETDLPLKEVTVRSGLGDTSTFWRVFTQDLGVTPTEYRQRFAKLS; encoded by the coding sequence ATGCGCCGAACTGCCCAACGCGTCTGGTTCCTGATCCCGCCCCGCACTGGCATGCTGAACATCGCGGGCCCGTGGGAGGTGCTGGGCCACGCCAACGAAATCCTCGGCCGCACCGCGTACGAGCTGGAGGCGTTTGGCACGGCGGCGCCGGCGACCCCGACACGGCACGGGCTGATGCTCGCGGGCCTGCAGCCGCTGCCGGAGGAGGTGCCCACGCCACCGGATATGGTGATCCTGGCCGGGGCATCGGCGCAGGAGCCAGTGCCGGAGGATCACGCGCCTTTTGTGACCTGGCTCGAGCGTCACCACGCGGGGATTCGCCGCATCGTGTCCATCTGCACGGGTGCGCTGCTGCTCGCGCGGGCGGGGCTGCTCGATGGCCGGCGCGCGACGACGCACTGGCTGCATTTGCCGCTCTTTCGCTCCCGGTATCCGAAGGTGAAGGTCGTCGACGAAGGCATCTTCGTACAGGACGGCCCGATGTGGACGTCGGCCGGCGTGACGGCGGGAATCGACCTGGCGCTCGCGCTGGTGGAGGAGGATCACGGCCATGCCGTGGCGATGCAGGTGGCGAAGCGGATGGTGCTATTCCTGCGGCGCTCGGGAAATCAGGCGCAGTTCAGCGAGGCGCTGCGGCGGCAGGAGAAGGCACCGCCCCGGTTGCGCGAGGTTGCCGGCTTCATCGTCGAGCACATCCACGAGGCGATGCCGGTGGATCGGATCGCCGCGGAGGTGGGCATGAGTCCGCGCACGCTCAGTCGTTGGTGCCGGGAGCATCTCGACGGCTCACCGGCGGAGGTGGTGCGACGGATCCGGGTCGACGAGGCGCGGCGGCTCCTGACGGAGACGGATCTCCCTCTGAAGGAAGTCACGGTCCGCAGCGGCCTGGGCGACACCAGCACGTTTTGGCGGGTGTTTACGCAAGACCTGGGCGTTACGCCGACGGAGTATCGTCAGCGTTTCGCGAAGCTCAGCTGA
- a CDS encoding glycoside hydrolase family 28 protein, producing MRAFLGLVFTVLLALPGLAASSSTLAPLRAFVAPQTLRSDEVTLIWEKALPGTAVTYQITRDSVTVGRTTATHFTAKGLTPATDVALVVAALDASGREVARSARLVLKTPAKETVLNVESFGAKGDGQTSNTKAIQAAIDACPVGGVVLIPRGVFVSGALFLKSDMTLEVAAGATLQGSAVLADYEPFIRNRFEGWELDTYASLLNAGRLDHQGPANVRNLSIRGAGRIAGGGWPLGKAMIAARGIRSRARLILLMNCENVEIQGVTLEEPPAWTLHYLYCENVTCHDLTITTAVRNGDGIDPDSSRHSYIFNCTFDTGDDCIAIKSGKNPEGNRINRPTERVWVFNCVFKRGHGISIGSEMSGGVRDVLVQDCVAGNLMHGLQIKATPERGNVVEGVVVRDCDLQKISILTALPYNNDGEAAPEAPYFRNFRFENLDLTKAPANTAVVLVNGFAQPGHRTKGVTFDRVRLPAGAVVQVKLAEDVRFTGVTTADGKPPTYQVTESERVVY from the coding sequence ATGCGTGCTTTCCTCGGCCTCGTTTTCACCGTCCTCCTCGCGCTCCCCGGGCTGGCGGCGTCTTCTTCAACCCTGGCTCCCCTGCGGGCTTTTGTGGCGCCGCAGACCCTGCGTTCGGATGAAGTCACCCTCATCTGGGAAAAGGCCCTACCGGGCACCGCGGTGACGTACCAGATCACGCGCGACAGCGTGACCGTGGGGCGGACGACCGCGACGCACTTCACGGCCAAGGGGCTCACGCCGGCGACGGATGTCGCGCTGGTGGTGGCGGCACTCGACGCCTCCGGCCGCGAAGTGGCGCGCAGTGCGCGGCTGGTGCTCAAGACTCCCGCCAAGGAGACGGTGCTCAACGTCGAGAGCTTCGGCGCCAAGGGCGACGGGCAGACCAGCAACACGAAGGCCATCCAGGCCGCGATCGATGCCTGCCCGGTGGGCGGTGTCGTACTGATCCCGCGCGGGGTGTTCGTGAGCGGGGCGCTCTTCCTGAAGAGCGACATGACGCTCGAGGTGGCGGCGGGCGCCACGCTCCAAGGTTCGGCGGTGCTGGCTGACTACGAGCCCTTCATTCGCAATCGCTTCGAAGGCTGGGAACTCGACACCTACGCGAGCCTGCTGAACGCCGGGCGGCTCGATCACCAGGGCCCCGCCAACGTCCGCAACCTCAGCATTCGCGGCGCGGGCCGGATCGCGGGCGGCGGCTGGCCCCTGGGCAAGGCGATGATCGCGGCGCGCGGCATCCGCAGCCGGGCCCGGCTCATCCTCCTGATGAATTGCGAGAACGTGGAAATCCAGGGCGTCACGCTCGAGGAGCCGCCCGCCTGGACGCTTCATTACCTGTATTGCGAGAACGTCACCTGCCACGACCTCACGATCACAACCGCGGTGCGCAACGGCGACGGCATCGACCCCGATTCCTCGCGCCACAGCTACATCTTCAACTGCACCTTCGACACGGGCGACGACTGCATTGCCATCAAGTCGGGCAAGAACCCGGAAGGTAACCGCATCAACCGCCCGACCGAGCGCGTCTGGGTCTTCAACTGCGTGTTCAAGCGCGGCCACGGCATTTCCATCGGCAGCGAAATGTCCGGCGGCGTGCGCGACGTGCTCGTGCAGGACTGCGTCGCGGGCAACCTCATGCACGGGCTCCAGATCAAGGCGACGCCGGAGCGCGGCAACGTCGTCGAGGGCGTGGTGGTGCGCGACTGCGATCTCCAGAAGATCAGCATCCTCACCGCCCTGCCCTACAACAACGACGGCGAGGCCGCCCCGGAGGCTCCGTACTTCCGCAATTTTCGCTTCGAGAACCTCGACCTGACGAAGGCACCGGCGAACACCGCGGTGGTGCTCGTCAACGGCTTCGCCCAGCCGGGCCACCGGACCAAGGGCGTGACCTTCGACCGCGTGCGCCTGCCCGCCGGGGCGGTGGTGCAGGTGAAGCTTGCGGAAGACGTGCGATTCACCGGCGTCACCACCGCCGACGGCAAGCCGCCGACCTACCAGGTGACTGAGTCCGAGCGCGTGGTGTACTGA
- a CDS encoding transporter substrate-binding domain-containing protein, whose translation MRASVYPRWTTSLFCLIGTLVVPLRAADEVTTPDARVGVLVDNYPFSYRTAQGNIAGFAYDLAREIERVMALRFERVEGPTQEINAAFREGRLDLLQSYADSPERAKEVGFSVPYTTMAGAIFVRVGDRRVSSFTDLRRLRVAVHQGSLGETVLRRAGFEAAIVPARSVEDTLQKVARGEADATLVGRLSGLALAHHIGLKNIRALPAKVPHYEVRYCFAVHRSNSELLARINEGLAILVRTGRFDEIHEQWFGHIEPVGYSALQVSLAVAVGLGLALIVSLWAVVRLRRLQRRILRQQEALRASEEWHRTLFEGAHDGLVVLERDAAGELNVRQINPAALALLGAAPLPTGTPLRQVLDSEAPLLEQLTPAIARGGTAEFEYQRAGKAAWWRVKVGPLGQHTLLSLADATDAVRTREQLREQEQRLMQSQKLEAIGTLAGGVAHDFNNILTAIFGNTEVSLLTLPPDRPEVELLQRVMQAAGRARQLVRQILTFSRHQATVKQPLHTGPVIQETLDLLRSAARSTVTLEFRATPGLPPVMADPGQLHQVLMNIGMNAVQALRGSTGRLTLTEDLVEFPAPDRMPPPGLPPGRYVRIGLQDTGPGIPPNVLPRIFEPFFSTKPAGEGTGLGLSVVHGIMHQHGGAVTVASELGHGTRFDLYFPVSDAPPALFREPEPKPASGRGEMILLVDDDDDCLRGVRQALTQLGYRVTAFSRAEEALAAYRARPDGFRLIITDLAMPGMNGLQFVSAVRTLDPEKPIVLASGFFSEAEEAEAHRLHVSRCIHKPLTVSLLETQLHSLLRAKS comes from the coding sequence GTGCGGGCCTCCGTCTACCCCCGTTGGACCACCAGCCTTTTCTGCCTGATCGGCACGCTCGTCGTGCCCCTTCGGGCTGCCGATGAAGTCACAACGCCCGACGCCCGCGTGGGCGTGCTGGTCGACAACTATCCGTTTTCCTACCGCACCGCGCAGGGGAACATTGCTGGCTTCGCCTACGACCTTGCCCGTGAGATCGAACGCGTCATGGCGCTGCGGTTCGAGCGGGTGGAAGGTCCCACCCAGGAGATCAACGCGGCCTTTCGTGAGGGCCGGCTCGACCTGCTGCAGAGCTACGCGGATTCCCCGGAGCGCGCCAAGGAGGTCGGTTTCTCGGTGCCGTACACCACGATGGCGGGAGCCATTTTTGTCCGGGTCGGCGATCGGCGCGTTTCCTCCTTCACGGATCTGCGCCGCCTGCGAGTCGCCGTGCATCAGGGCAGTCTCGGCGAAACGGTCCTGCGGCGCGCGGGCTTCGAAGCCGCCATTGTGCCTGCGCGGTCGGTCGAGGATACGCTGCAGAAGGTCGCCCGCGGCGAGGCCGACGCCACGCTGGTGGGTCGCCTGAGCGGCCTCGCGCTCGCGCACCACATCGGTCTCAAGAACATCCGCGCGCTGCCCGCCAAGGTGCCGCATTACGAGGTTCGCTATTGCTTTGCCGTCCACCGCTCCAATTCCGAGCTCCTCGCCCGGATCAACGAGGGCCTTGCGATCCTTGTGCGGACGGGCCGCTTCGACGAAATTCACGAGCAGTGGTTCGGCCACATCGAACCCGTCGGGTACTCCGCGTTGCAGGTCTCCCTCGCCGTCGCGGTTGGGCTGGGCCTCGCGCTCATCGTTTCCCTCTGGGCCGTCGTGCGGCTGCGGCGCCTGCAACGACGGATTCTGCGCCAGCAGGAGGCGCTGCGCGCCAGCGAGGAATGGCATCGCACGCTCTTCGAGGGAGCGCACGACGGGCTCGTCGTGCTGGAACGCGACGCCGCCGGCGAACTGAACGTCCGCCAGATCAACCCGGCCGCGCTCGCCCTGCTCGGCGCCGCGCCGCTCCCAACCGGCACGCCGCTCCGACAGGTCCTCGACTCCGAGGCTCCGTTGCTGGAGCAACTCACCCCCGCCATCGCCCGCGGCGGCACCGCCGAATTCGAATACCAGCGCGCCGGGAAGGCCGCGTGGTGGCGCGTGAAGGTCGGCCCGCTGGGCCAGCACACCCTCTTGTCGCTGGCCGACGCCACCGATGCCGTCCGCACGCGCGAACAGCTCCGCGAACAGGAGCAGCGGCTGATGCAGAGCCAGAAACTCGAGGCCATCGGCACCCTCGCCGGCGGCGTGGCCCACGATTTCAACAACATCCTGACCGCCATCTTCGGCAACACCGAGGTCAGCCTGCTCACGCTGCCGCCCGATCGGCCCGAGGTTGAACTGCTGCAGCGCGTCATGCAGGCGGCCGGCCGGGCCCGCCAGCTCGTGCGTCAGATTCTCACGTTCTCGCGTCATCAGGCCACGGTGAAGCAGCCGCTGCACACGGGGCCCGTGATCCAGGAAACGCTCGACCTGCTCCGCTCCGCCGCGCGCAGCACCGTCACGCTGGAGTTCCGGGCCACCCCGGGCTTACCGCCCGTCATGGCTGACCCCGGTCAGCTGCACCAGGTGCTCATGAACATCGGCATGAACGCGGTGCAGGCGCTGCGCGGGTCAACCGGCCGCCTCACCTTGACCGAGGATCTGGTGGAGTTCCCCGCGCCGGATCGCATGCCGCCGCCCGGGCTGCCGCCGGGCCGCTATGTTCGTATCGGCCTGCAGGACACCGGACCGGGCATCCCGCCGAACGTCCTGCCCCGCATCTTCGAGCCGTTCTTTTCCACCAAGCCCGCCGGCGAGGGCACCGGGCTCGGGCTGTCGGTCGTGCACGGGATCATGCACCAGCACGGCGGCGCGGTGACCGTCGCGAGCGAGCTCGGCCACGGCACGCGCTTTGACCTGTACTTCCCGGTGAGCGATGCGCCGCCGGCGCTGTTCCGCGAGCCCGAACCCAAGCCCGCCAGCGGGCGGGGAGAGATGATCCTGCTGGTGGACGACGACGACGACTGCCTGCGCGGCGTGCGGCAGGCGCTGACGCAGCTCGGCTATCGTGTCACCGCCTTCAGCCGCGCCGAGGAGGCGTTGGCGGCGTACCGCGCCCGCCCGGACGGGTTCCGGCTGATCATCACCGATCTCGCCATGCCCGGCATGAACGGGCTGCAGTTCGTCAGCGCGGTCCGCACGCTGGATCCGGAGAAGCCGATTGTGCTCGCGAGCGGTTTCTTCAGCGAGGCCGAGGAAGCCGAAGCCCACCGACTCCACGTCTCCCGCTGCATCCACAAACCCCTTACGGTGTCATTGCTCGAGACGCAGCTCCACAGCCTCCTGCGCGCGAAGTCCTAA
- a CDS encoding mechanosensitive ion channel family protein: MTTRFPDLTDLLPTLAAAVPTALLIGAGAIFLHFALRRGLRVLTRRTSFTEADIAPVQRFLKWVIVIAALVLILGAFGLNVGGFWGVISTILAMVAIGFVAVWSVLSNTLCTVIIMLYRPFSVGDEVEFVGEQVKGVVADLNFVYTTLDAGDGSVMQVPNNLFFQRVIRRRRGEATAAAVVPLRPKPPESDAPAPVPAT; encoded by the coding sequence ATGACCACGCGGTTTCCCGATCTCACTGACCTCCTCCCCACCCTCGCCGCCGCCGTGCCGACGGCGCTGCTGATCGGCGCCGGGGCCATCTTTCTGCACTTTGCACTTCGGCGCGGACTCCGCGTGCTGACGCGACGGACCAGCTTCACCGAGGCGGACATCGCGCCGGTGCAACGCTTCCTCAAATGGGTCATCGTGATCGCCGCGCTGGTGCTGATCCTCGGCGCCTTCGGGCTGAACGTCGGCGGCTTCTGGGGCGTCATCTCGACCATCCTCGCGATGGTGGCGATCGGGTTCGTCGCGGTGTGGAGCGTGCTCAGCAACACGCTCTGCACGGTCATCATCATGCTGTACCGGCCGTTCTCGGTCGGCGACGAGGTCGAGTTTGTGGGGGAGCAGGTGAAGGGCGTCGTGGCGGACCTGAACTTCGTGTACACGACGCTCGACGCGGGCGACGGCTCGGTGATGCAGGTGCCGAATAACCTGTTTTTCCAGCGCGTCATTCGCCGGCGGCGCGGCGAAGCCACCGCGGCGGCCGTGGTGCCGCTCCGTCCCAAACCGCCGGAGAGTGACGCCCCCGCGCCGGTCCCGGCGACCTGA
- a CDS encoding PfkB family carbohydrate kinase, with product MTVHRSSPRVVCFGEALWDFLPRGLFLGGAPLNVAYHLSRHGLDAVPVSAVGRDALGDEALRRVTGWRVETRGIARVARRPTGVVRVTLDAQGLPHFDIERGAAWDAIPAPRKGRRELGPAAIVSGSLALRSRANRAVLEGLWRRWPDALRVCDLNLRPPYDRGPGVALALRRAQMLKLNDGELARLVDRPHLRPKELASAAAQVAAKHGIERVCVTAGAFGAGLWWDGKWLWEDGRPVHVEDTVGAGDAFLGALLGRILTGVKVSAALAQACRVAEFVAGQDGATPAYAADDF from the coding sequence ATGACGGTCCATCGTTCCTCTCCCCGTGTGGTGTGCTTCGGTGAAGCGCTCTGGGATTTCCTCCCCCGGGGCCTGTTCCTGGGCGGCGCGCCGCTGAACGTGGCGTATCATCTCTCCCGACACGGTCTCGACGCCGTGCCGGTGAGTGCGGTCGGCCGCGACGCGCTTGGCGACGAGGCGCTGCGCCGGGTGACCGGCTGGCGGGTGGAAACGCGGGGGATCGCCCGCGTGGCGCGGCGGCCGACGGGCGTGGTGCGCGTGACGCTCGACGCGCAGGGCCTGCCGCACTTCGACATCGAGCGCGGCGCGGCGTGGGATGCGATTCCGGCGCCGCGCAAGGGACGACGGGAGCTGGGGCCGGCGGCCATCGTGTCCGGTTCGCTGGCGCTGCGCAGCCGGGCCAACCGCGCGGTGCTCGAGGGCCTGTGGCGCCGCTGGCCGGACGCGCTCCGCGTGTGCGACCTGAACCTGCGGCCGCCTTACGACCGCGGGCCCGGCGTGGCGCTGGCGCTGCGGCGGGCGCAGATGCTCAAACTCAATGACGGCGAACTTGCGCGCCTCGTCGACCGCCCCCACCTCCGGCCGAAGGAACTGGCATCAGCCGCGGCCCAGGTCGCGGCGAAGCACGGCATCGAACGCGTCTGCGTGACGGCCGGGGCGTTTGGTGCCGGTCTGTGGTGGGACGGCAAATGGCTCTGGGAGGATGGCCGCCCGGTGCACGTCGAGGATACGGTCGGCGCCGGCGATGCGTTCTTGGGCGCGCTGCTCGGGCGAATTCTAACGGGCGTAAAAGTGTCTGCGGCGCTGGCACAAGCGTGCCGGGTGGCTGAGTTTGTCGCCGGTCAGGACGGCGCGACGCCCGCCTATGCAGCCGACGACTTTTAG
- a CDS encoding DUF883 family protein — METYFPDMDEAQSRIARERVMDDLRTLAADAEALLRATADDASGAAKETRARLAAAVEKAKATCEDLHARGLASAREAAKKADTTIRAHPYESIAVAFGVGVLLGVLLRRK; from the coding sequence ATGGAAACGTACTTCCCGGACATGGATGAAGCCCAGAGCCGGATCGCGCGTGAGCGCGTGATGGACGATTTGCGCACGCTGGCGGCGGACGCCGAGGCCCTGTTGCGTGCGACGGCCGACGACGCGAGCGGGGCGGCCAAGGAGACGCGGGCGCGGCTCGCGGCCGCGGTCGAGAAGGCAAAGGCAACCTGCGAGGACCTGCATGCGCGCGGCCTGGCGTCGGCGCGCGAGGCGGCGAAGAAGGCCGATACGACGATTCGCGCGCACCCGTACGAGTCGATCGCGGTGGCGTTTGGCGTCGGCGTGCTGCTCGGGGTTTTGCTGCGCCGCAAATGA